The Sphingobium sp. JS3065 genomic sequence CGCCATTCTGTTCCCCACGCTGGCGTTGCAGAGCGAGATCGGTCCCGACGGTCATCCACGCAAGGGTGACTTCATCCCGGATATCGCCTTGCCCAAACGCATGTTCGCTGGGCGTACCATTACGCAGGTCCGTCCTCTCAAGATCGGCGGCAGCGTCAGGCGACGGTCGACCATCGCCGATGTCCAGCCCAAGCAGGGCCGCAGCGGTCCACTGGTATTTCTCACAATATTGCATGAGATCTCGGGAACCGATGGCCTCGCCTATACCGAGCGCCAGGAGGTCGTCTATCGAAGCGAAGGGTCCGCCACCAGGCCGGCCGCGCCAGAAGCGCTTCCATCGCCCGAATGGGAGGCTATCTTCCGTCCCGGCCCGGTCGATCTCTTCCGCTATTCGGCCCTTACTTATAACGGTCATCGCATCCATTATGATCAACCCTATGCGACAGGCGCGGAAGGTTATCCCGGCCTGGTCGTGAACGGTGGACTGACTACGCTCAAATTGCTTGAGTTTGCGCGCACGCATCTTTGCGAACCCCTTGTCGAATATCAGGTTCGAGCCGTCAGCGCGCTGTTCGACGGTCAGGAAATAGCGCTGCGCGGCGCGCGGACGGAAGATGGCGCCCTCTTCTGGGCCACACGCGCCGAGGCGGAAAACAGCCCCGCGATGAAGATCAAGATAAGGACATGCGAATGAATGGGGGAGTTTTACAGGGCATCAAGGTCGTCGACCTCACCAGCGTGGTCGTGGGGCCAGTGGCGACCATGTTCCTGGCCGATTACGGTGCGGACGTCATTAAGGTCGAAGCACCGGCGGGAGATCTGCTGCGTAAATTGGGCGGAGCCTCCCGCAGCGGTCAGTTGTCGCCCAAATTCCTGCATTTCAACCGAAACAAGCGTTCCATCGCGATCGACCTCAAGTCGGCCGAAGGCATGGCGGCCCTGCGTAAGCTGATCGCATCGGCGGACATATGTGTCAGCAACATGCGCGGCGCCGCGATGAAGCGGCTGGGGCTTGACGTCGACAGCCTCTTCGCGATGAATCCCCGGCTGATTTATTGCAGCCTCGTCGGGTTCGGCCAGAAAGGCCGTTATGCCGCCAAGCCCGCCTATGACGGGATCATACAGGGCGTTGGTGGCTTGACGGGCATCTTCGAGGCGGCCGATGGCAAACCCCGTTTCGTGCCCATGACGATGGCGGACCATGTCGTCGGTCTGATCGCCGCCAAAATGATGCTGCTGCAGATAATACAGCGCGAAAAGACCGGTCAGGGGGGCGCGATCGAAGTTCCCATGTTCGAGAATATGGCGGCTTTTGTCATGTCGGAACATATGGGGCAACTGACCTTCGACCCTCCGCGTGGCCCTCCCGGCGATCAACGCGTTCTCGATCCAGGGGCAAGGCCGATCGCGACCAGTGATGGACATATCTGTATATCGGCCAATACGGATGCGCAGGCCTTCGCCTTTTTCCGCGCCATCGGGCGGCCTGAACTCTGC encodes the following:
- a CDS encoding protein dehydratase, with the translated sequence MVNVEIPDFVGHERFEEDEVSLPLCRRLAALLDLEPSGLRAGDDLPLPWTAILFPTLALQSEIGPDGHPRKGDFIPDIALPKRMFAGRTITQVRPLKIGGSVRRRSTIADVQPKQGRSGPLVFLTILHEISGTDGLAYTERQEVVYRSEGSATRPAAPEALPSPEWEAIFRPGPVDLFRYSALTYNGHRIHYDQPYATGAEGYPGLVVNGGLTTLKLLEFARTHLCEPLVEYQVRAVSALFDGQEIALRGARTEDGALFWATRAEAENSPAMKIKIRTCE
- a CDS encoding CaiB/BaiF CoA transferase family protein yields the protein MNGGVLQGIKVVDLTSVVVGPVATMFLADYGADVIKVEAPAGDLLRKLGGASRSGQLSPKFLHFNRNKRSIAIDLKSAEGMAALRKLIASADICVSNMRGAAMKRLGLDVDSLFAMNPRLIYCSLVGFGQKGRYAAKPAYDGIIQGVGGLTGIFEAADGKPRFVPMTMADHVVGLIAAKMMLLQIIQREKTGQGGAIEVPMFENMAAFVMSEHMGQLTFDPPRGPPGDQRVLDPGARPIATSDGHICISANTDAQAFAFFRAIGRPELCEDPRFCSVKARYDNVSEYFALREDALRTRTTAEWLEIFDCADVPAGQSHTLETLLTDEHLQDVGLFRVTNHPAEGDILNIRLPNDADDLARPGYSPPPLQGQHSGDILAELGYSDEEIERLRLANVIVAPGRPQDEEKRMPA